In Sebastes fasciatus isolate fSebFas1 chromosome 15, fSebFas1.pri, whole genome shotgun sequence, a genomic segment contains:
- the crip2 gene encoding cysteine-rich protein 2 isoform X1 has protein sequence MSSKCPKCDKTVYFAEKVSSLGKDWHKLCLKCDRCNKLLNAGGHAEHDGRPYCHKPCYAALFGPKGVNIGGAGSYVYDTPANNNASATSVDSAPKAEEKRVFAPKAAPKAAGSITTFSGEANLCPRCSKKVYFAEKVTSLGKDWHRPCLRCERCSKTLAPGSHAEHDGQPYCHKPCYAVLFGPKGVNTGGVGSYIYEKEPSAVTQP, from the exons ATGTCTTCAAAGTGCCCCAAGTGTGACAAGACGGTGTATTTCG CTGAAAAGGTGTCATCACTGGGGAAGGACTGGCACAAGTTGTGTCTCAAGTGTGACCGCTGCAACAAGCTCCTGAACGCTGGAGGCCACGCTGAG CATGATGGACGGCCCTACTGCCACAAACCGTGCTATGCTGCCCTCTTTGGGCCAAAAG GTGTGAACATCGGTGGCGCCGGCTCTTACGTGTACGATACTCCAGCCAACAACAACGCGTCTGCTACTAGCGTGGATTCAGCCCCCAAAGCTGAGGAGAAACGAGTGTTCGCCCCCAAGGCAGCACCGAAAG cagCTGGCAGCATCACCACCTTTTCCGGAGAGGCCAACCTGTGTCCCCGATGCAGCAAGAAGGTGTATTTTG CTGAAAAGGTGACATCGCTGGGTAAGGACTGGCATCGACCCTGTCTGCGCTGTGAGAGGTGCAGCAAGACTCTGGCTCCTGGCAGCCACGCAgag CATGACGGCCAGCCCTACTGCCACAAACCATGCTATGCTGTTCTCTTCGGGCCCAAAG GCGTGAACACTGGTGGTGTTGGCAGCTACATCTATGAAAAGGAGCCCAGTGCAGTGACCCAGCCTTGA
- the crip2 gene encoding cysteine-rich protein 2 isoform X2, protein MSSKCPKCDKTVYFAEKVSSLGKDWHKLCLKCDRCNKLLNAGGHAEHDGRPYCHKPCYAALFGPKGVNIGGAGSYVYDTPANNNASATSVDSAPKAEEKRVFAPKAAPKAGSITTFSGEANLCPRCSKKVYFAEKVTSLGKDWHRPCLRCERCSKTLAPGSHAEHDGQPYCHKPCYAVLFGPKGVNTGGVGSYIYEKEPSAVTQP, encoded by the exons ATGTCTTCAAAGTGCCCCAAGTGTGACAAGACGGTGTATTTCG CTGAAAAGGTGTCATCACTGGGGAAGGACTGGCACAAGTTGTGTCTCAAGTGTGACCGCTGCAACAAGCTCCTGAACGCTGGAGGCCACGCTGAG CATGATGGACGGCCCTACTGCCACAAACCGTGCTATGCTGCCCTCTTTGGGCCAAAAG GTGTGAACATCGGTGGCGCCGGCTCTTACGTGTACGATACTCCAGCCAACAACAACGCGTCTGCTACTAGCGTGGATTCAGCCCCCAAAGCTGAGGAGAAACGAGTGTTCGCCCCCAAGGCAGCACCGAAAG CTGGCAGCATCACCACCTTTTCCGGAGAGGCCAACCTGTGTCCCCGATGCAGCAAGAAGGTGTATTTTG CTGAAAAGGTGACATCGCTGGGTAAGGACTGGCATCGACCCTGTCTGCGCTGTGAGAGGTGCAGCAAGACTCTGGCTCCTGGCAGCCACGCAgag CATGACGGCCAGCCCTACTGCCACAAACCATGCTATGCTGTTCTCTTCGGGCCCAAAG GCGTGAACACTGGTGGTGTTGGCAGCTACATCTATGAAAAGGAGCCCAGTGCAGTGACCCAGCCTTGA